The following proteins are encoded in a genomic region of Salvelinus namaycush isolate Seneca chromosome 12, SaNama_1.0, whole genome shotgun sequence:
- the LOC120056895 gene encoding 14-3-3 protein epsilon-like codes for MADREHLVYQAKLAEQAERYDEMVESMKNVAGMDVELTVEERNLLSVAYKNVIGARRASWRIISSLEQKEENKGGEDKLKMIREYRQTVETELKSICNDILDVLDKHLIPAANTGESKVFYYKMKGDYHRYLAEFATGNDRKEAAENSLVAYKAASDIAMIELPPTHPIRLGLALNFSVFYYEILNSPDRACRLAKAAFDDAIAELDTLSEESYKDSTLIMQLLRDNLTLWTSDMQGDGEEQNKEALQDVEDETQ; via the exons ATGGCAGATCGAGAGCATTTAGTATACCAGGCCAAACTCGCCGAACAAGCTGAGAGATACGATG aaaTGGTGGAGTCCATGAAGAACGTGGCGGGCATGGACGTGGAGCTGACGGTGGAGGAGCGGAACCTGCTGTCGGTGGCTTACAAGAACGTGATCGGAGCCAGAAGAGCGTCCTGGAGGATAATCAGCAGCCTTGAACAGAAGGAGGAGAACAAAGGAGGCGAAGACAAACTGAAGATGATCCGGGAATACAGGCAAACG GTGGAGACTGAGCTGAAATCAATCTGTAATGACATTCTGGATGTACTGGACAAGCACCTCATTCCAGCAGCAAACACTGGAGAATCAAAGGTTTTCTACTACAAAAT GAAGGGAGACTACCACAGGTACCTGGCAGAGTTTGCCACGGGCAACGACCGAAAGGAGGCGGCAGAGAACAGCTTGGTTGCGTACAAAGCTGCAAGCGACATCGCCATGATCGAACTCCCACCGACACACCCCATCCGCCTGGGACTGGCGCTCAACTTCTCCGTATTTTATTATGAAATCCTCAATTCCCCCGACCGCGCATGCAG GTTGGCGAAGGCGGCGTTTGACGATGCCATTGCAGAACTGGACACGCTGAGCGAGGAGAGCTACAAGGACTCCACACTCATCATGCAGTTGCTACGCGACAACCTGACACTATGGACTTCAGATATGCAGGGAGACG GTGAAGAACAGAATAAAGAAGCGCTGCAAGATGTGGAGGATGAGACCCAGTGA